The following coding sequences are from one Paenibacillus sp. JDR-2 window:
- a CDS encoding nucleoside deaminase, with protein MKQDHAYYLKYCIEVSRRSRENGNTPFGAILVNEQGEIVLEQENVELTEKRCTGHAETALMEKASHQFEHHDLWNYTLYTTFEPCAMCSGAIYWGNVGKVVYAATEEALLKLTGDHEQNPTFNLPCRDIFAKGQKPIEVIGPFPELEEEVVAVHKGYWD; from the coding sequence ATGAAGCAGGATCACGCGTATTATTTGAAATATTGCATTGAGGTGTCCCGCCGGTCGAGAGAGAACGGCAATACGCCGTTTGGCGCGATCCTTGTGAACGAGCAGGGCGAGATTGTCCTGGAGCAGGAGAACGTCGAGCTTACGGAAAAACGATGCACCGGACATGCCGAAACCGCGCTGATGGAGAAGGCCTCCCATCAATTCGAGCATCATGATCTATGGAACTACACCCTCTACACAACCTTTGAGCCATGCGCGATGTGCTCGGGTGCCATCTATTGGGGCAATGTCGGAAAAGTGGTCTACGCCGCGACTGAGGAAGCGCTGCTGAAGCTGACGGGGGATCATGAGCAGAATCCGACGTTTAATCTGCCATGCCGGGATATTTTCGCGAAAGGCCAGAAGCCGATCGAAGTAATTGGACCTTTCCCCGAGCTTGAAGAAGAGGTTGTGGCCGTACACAAAGGGTACTGGGATTAA
- the yunB gene encoding sporulation protein YunB, protein MTKWGRRGWMLRSLGLSRQQLWSSRPFAKVKRVSWGSKISASGSAPKPWGTSKWRSPRKPKPAGNWGGMWQPRKRPVRPPGRGIKTMSISSVGSGGGGTRLKSGKRRTKLWIIVTVLILLIGTLQSLVYIEKHLRPPLMKVAQLRIKQVATQAINKATTDEVVSNADFEKLIDWKMNSDGKVSGFMLNYAEHTKIRSETIKTVQATLDELKEIPEHIPVGNALGSALISTYGPRIPVKFEPVGAVKVDLNTRQTNAGINMILIEVYIHIVSEVAIIVPFETDPQIVETEIPISYLLVVGDVPMYYYDNEGKAVGESAPNAPNISLPMSKGQGVTQQSDGSMLKEQLDSDDSSLPTKSGNNSANNAGNANAANAGGGG, encoded by the coding sequence GTGACAAAATGGGGACGAAGGGGTTGGATGCTTCGGTCACTTGGCCTGAGCCGGCAGCAACTATGGTCTAGCCGCCCTTTTGCGAAGGTGAAGCGGGTCAGCTGGGGAAGCAAAATCTCTGCTTCTGGCAGCGCGCCAAAGCCATGGGGAACAAGCAAGTGGCGGTCACCGCGAAAGCCAAAGCCAGCTGGGAACTGGGGCGGAATGTGGCAGCCGCGCAAACGCCCGGTCAGACCGCCCGGAAGAGGCATCAAAACAATGAGCATCAGCTCGGTAGGAAGCGGAGGCGGGGGAACGAGGCTAAAATCCGGCAAACGGCGCACCAAGCTATGGATTATCGTTACTGTACTTATCCTTCTTATTGGAACTCTTCAATCCCTTGTTTATATCGAAAAGCATCTGCGTCCGCCTCTTATGAAGGTTGCTCAGCTGCGGATCAAGCAGGTCGCCACACAGGCGATTAATAAGGCCACGACGGATGAGGTTGTCAGCAATGCCGATTTCGAGAAGCTTATCGATTGGAAAATGAACAGCGACGGCAAGGTGTCCGGCTTTATGCTGAACTATGCCGAGCATACGAAGATCCGGTCGGAGACGATCAAGACGGTACAGGCAACGCTTGATGAGCTGAAAGAGATTCCCGAGCATATCCCTGTCGGCAATGCGCTTGGCAGTGCGCTGATCTCGACGTACGGTCCAAGAATTCCGGTCAAGTTCGAGCCGGTTGGAGCCGTGAAGGTGGACCTGAACACGCGCCAGACGAATGCCGGCATCAATATGATTCTAATCGAAGTGTACATTCATATCGTATCCGAGGTTGCCATTATCGTGCCGTTTGAGACGGATCCGCAAATTGTGGAGACGGAAATTCCGATCTCGTATCTGCTCGTTGTTGGCGACGTGCCCATGTATTACTACGATAATGAAGGCAAGGCGGTTGGCGAATCCGCGCCAAACGCTCCGAATATCTCGCTGCCAATGTCGAAGGGCCAAGGGGTTACCCAACAGTCGGACGGAAGCATGCTGAAAGAGCAGCTGGATTCGGACGATTCCTCGCTGCCTACAAAGAGCGGCAACAATTCGGCCAATAACGCAGGCAACGCGAATGCAGCCAATGCGGGAGGCGGCGGATAA
- a CDS encoding M23 family metallopeptidase, with the protein MLISGQTGYANPNQNANTNAGNTKPAQTQSSEGEVDPLTSRQQLYDRLSTVTGIPWYRIAAVDQYERTLSKARPKARPQLGGIVGIYIDEEQWTGPLNPDSSDNVPASIQWFNGVGRDGDGDGFADRNNDLDLLYSVANRLLEYGGSTEDDFSIGVWEYYHNSRAVQRIQQFSNIYATFGRLDLYEHAFPVPVGTNYSYRSTWGNARGWGGRRTHEGTDIFANHGIPVRSTCFGVVEIKGWNPYGGWRIGIRDLNNYYHYYAHLSGFDKTIGIGTIVKPGQTIGWVGSSGYGKPGTQGKFPPHLHYGVYRDRGLIEWAFDPYPLLRRWEQDERNRLKAASR; encoded by the coding sequence ATGCTAATATCCGGGCAAACAGGCTATGCAAATCCGAATCAAAACGCGAACACAAATGCTGGCAACACCAAACCTGCTCAAACCCAATCTTCGGAAGGAGAGGTTGATCCCTTAACCAGCAGACAGCAGCTTTACGACAGGCTAAGCACCGTTACCGGCATTCCTTGGTACCGTATCGCTGCCGTTGACCAATACGAGCGTACGTTGTCCAAAGCGAGGCCAAAAGCCCGCCCTCAATTGGGCGGTATCGTCGGCATCTATATCGACGAGGAGCAATGGACCGGCCCGCTTAATCCGGATTCGTCCGATAACGTACCGGCTTCGATTCAGTGGTTCAACGGCGTTGGCCGTGACGGAGACGGAGACGGCTTTGCCGACCGCAACAACGATCTCGACCTGCTGTATTCCGTAGCGAACAGACTGCTTGAATATGGCGGGTCTACGGAAGACGATTTCTCCATTGGCGTATGGGAGTATTATCATAATAGCAGGGCTGTGCAGCGTATTCAGCAGTTTTCCAATATTTACGCTACCTTCGGACGTCTGGACTTGTATGAGCATGCGTTTCCCGTCCCGGTCGGAACCAATTACTCGTACCGCAGCACCTGGGGCAATGCCCGCGGCTGGGGAGGACGGCGGACTCACGAAGGAACCGATATTTTCGCCAATCACGGCATTCCTGTCCGCAGCACCTGCTTTGGCGTCGTGGAGATAAAAGGCTGGAATCCTTACGGAGGCTGGCGGATCGGTATCCGGGATTTGAACAACTACTATCACTATTACGCCCATTTGTCCGGATTCGATAAGACCATTGGCATCGGTACGATTGTAAAACCTGGTCAAACGATCGGTTGGGTTGGCAGCTCCGGTTACGGCAAGCCCGGAACGCAAGGCAAATTCCCGCCGCATCTGCATTACGGAGTCTATCGCGATCGCGGGCTTATCGAATGGGCATTTGATCCTTATCCGCTCTTGCGACGGTGGGAACAGGATGAGCGGAACCGGTTAAAAGCAGCAAGCAGATAA
- the lipA gene encoding lipoyl synthase → MKSSKEKLKKPDWLKIKLTTEGNYTEIKDMMRTKTLHTVCEEARCPNIYECWANRTATFMILGDICTRACRFCAVKTGLPTELDLQEPQRVAEAAEQMGLRHCVVTSVARDDLADGGASIFAGTIKAIRERMPFTRVEVLIPDFMGNEESLKIVMDAKPDILNHNIETVERMSNRVRAKAKYRRSLELLRRAKEMNPKIPTKSSIMLGVGETYEEVLQAMDDLRAVDCNILTLGQYLQPTPNHMPIERYVHPDEFKSLKEEGYKRGFRHVESGPLVRSSYHAHEQTDSAAEAEERELSNV, encoded by the coding sequence ATGAAATCAAGCAAAGAAAAATTGAAAAAGCCGGACTGGCTTAAAATAAAGCTTACAACCGAAGGCAACTACACCGAAATCAAAGACATGATGCGCACCAAAACGCTGCATACCGTCTGCGAGGAAGCACGTTGCCCGAATATTTACGAGTGCTGGGCCAACCGTACGGCAACCTTTATGATTTTGGGTGATATTTGTACGCGCGCCTGCCGCTTTTGTGCCGTTAAGACAGGCCTTCCTACGGAGCTTGATCTGCAGGAGCCGCAGCGCGTAGCGGAAGCAGCCGAGCAAATGGGACTGCGCCACTGCGTAGTGACATCCGTTGCCCGCGATGATTTGGCTGATGGCGGCGCTTCGATTTTTGCCGGTACCATCAAGGCTATTCGCGAGCGGATGCCATTCACTCGCGTAGAAGTACTGATTCCTGATTTTATGGGTAATGAAGAGTCGCTGAAGATCGTTATGGATGCGAAGCCGGACATTCTGAACCATAACATCGAGACCGTTGAGCGGATGTCGAACCGCGTGCGCGCGAAAGCGAAATACAGAAGATCTCTGGAACTTCTGAGACGGGCAAAGGAAATGAATCCGAAGATTCCAACGAAATCCAGTATTATGCTTGGCGTTGGGGAGACCTACGAAGAAGTGCTGCAGGCGATGGATGATCTTCGCGCGGTAGATTGCAACATTCTGACGCTGGGTCAATATTTGCAGCCTACGCCAAATCACATGCCGATTGAACGTTATGTGCACCCGGATGAATTCAAAAGCTTGAAGGAAGAAGGCTATAAACGCGGCTTCCGTCATGTTGAGTCGGGACCGCTGGTACGGAGCTCCTACCATGCGCATGAGCAGACCGATTCGGCTGCTGAAGCAGAGGAACGCGAGCTTAGCAACGTATAA
- a CDS encoding YutD family protein, which translates to MIQIGGKIYELIHENRNGWNADAFKDRYSEVLERYDFIIGDWGYSQLRLKGFFRDNHMKATKDSAYSGMSDYVNEYCNFGCAYFVLEKTGTAAKSPDEESGDEQEASSKQDTYGQDKIDAEDEQEVGASSLADAVLAGAAAAARESATAGRGGGRHAEDSQQQQQQPSRQHGQSHHQQRSGKEQHRRSYRPNGKKPIRSAANKDVAAASEQAAVHSPSGQKRGERGERDRNKEKNKENNKENNKEQGSRQ; encoded by the coding sequence TTGATCCAAATTGGCGGCAAAATATATGAACTTATCCATGAAAATCGCAACGGCTGGAACGCAGATGCGTTCAAGGATCGTTACAGCGAGGTTTTAGAACGCTACGATTTTATTATTGGCGACTGGGGCTACAGCCAGCTGCGCCTGAAGGGCTTTTTCCGCGATAACCATATGAAAGCAACGAAGGACAGCGCGTATTCCGGAATGTCCGATTATGTTAACGAATACTGCAATTTCGGCTGCGCGTATTTCGTTCTGGAGAAGACCGGTACGGCTGCAAAGTCTCCGGATGAAGAATCGGGAGATGAGCAGGAAGCTTCCTCGAAACAGGATACCTATGGGCAGGATAAGATTGATGCCGAGGACGAGCAGGAGGTTGGGGCTTCTTCGCTTGCTGATGCCGTATTGGCGGGTGCCGCGGCAGCTGCCAGGGAAAGCGCAACCGCGGGAAGAGGCGGCGGACGTCACGCTGAGGATTCGCAGCAGCAACAGCAGCAGCCGTCCCGACAGCATGGCCAGTCGCATCATCAGCAGCGCAGCGGAAAAGAGCAGCATCGAAGAAGCTATCGTCCTAACGGCAAGAAGCCGATTAGATCGGCTGCGAACAAGGATGTCGCCGCAGCATCCGAGCAAGCAGCGGTTCATTCTCCGTCCGGTCAGAAGCGTGGAGAGCGTGGAGAGCGGGACAGAAACAAAGAGAAGAACAAAGAGAACAACAAAGAGAACAACAAAGAACAAGGAAGCCGTCAATAA